The Kitasatospora paranensis genome has a window encoding:
- a CDS encoding DUF4132 domain-containing protein, with translation MAWLAAGEGYEVALVEGRVTARSTTGRSAGRQLKSLPKAVREHPETDRLRRFTEWLDRHAASCSAQVDAWMVSSLPVPTGLLARVWPDEAWRAALRDLVVVGDDPDQAGFLRDVTPEGEVRLVDLDGETVRISPATVTLPHPVLLPDLEELREFASELGVVQGVDQIHRAVWHKPADLAEKATQVKDFAGGRYPSRFGLAARASALGYRVSGGYATCRVRDGGSTTEATVWIGEPYWDGDSETGGLGWQDADGRAVTLPDVPPVAWSEGMRMAAALYAGRTVEEGKDA, from the coding sequence ATGGCTTGGCTGGCAGCGGGTGAGGGCTACGAAGTCGCCCTCGTGGAGGGACGGGTGACGGCCCGGTCGACGACGGGCCGATCGGCCGGCAGGCAGTTGAAGTCGCTGCCGAAGGCCGTCCGGGAGCACCCGGAGACCGACCGGCTGCGCCGGTTCACCGAGTGGCTGGACCGTCACGCCGCCTCCTGCTCCGCCCAGGTGGACGCCTGGATGGTGTCCTCGCTGCCGGTACCGACCGGGCTGCTCGCCCGGGTCTGGCCCGACGAGGCCTGGCGGGCCGCGCTGCGCGACCTCGTGGTGGTCGGCGACGACCCCGACCAGGCCGGGTTCCTGCGCGACGTCACTCCCGAGGGCGAGGTCCGGCTGGTCGACCTGGACGGCGAGACCGTCCGGATCTCCCCCGCCACGGTGACCCTGCCCCACCCGGTGCTCCTCCCCGACCTGGAGGAGCTGCGCGAGTTCGCCTCCGAACTGGGCGTCGTCCAGGGCGTCGACCAGATCCACCGGGCGGTCTGGCACAAGCCCGCCGACCTCGCCGAGAAGGCCACCCAGGTCAAGGACTTCGCCGGCGGCCGCTACCCGTCCCGGTTCGGCCTCGCCGCACGGGCCTCCGCCCTCGGCTACCGGGTCTCCGGCGGCTACGCCACCTGCCGTGTCCGCGACGGCGGCAGCACCACCGAGGCCACCGTGTGGATCGGCGAACCGTACTGGGACGGCGACTCGGAGACCGGCGGCCTCGGCTGGCAGGACGCCGACGGCCGGGCGGTCACGCTCCCCGACGTCCCCCCGGTCGCCTGGTCCGAAGGAATGCGCATGGCCGCTGCGCTGTACGCCGGCCGCACCGTCGAGGAAGGCAAGGACGCATGA
- a CDS encoding MFS transporter, giving the protein MLFAVSMTFIDQTIVSIAAPSIIRELGLSAAGMQWVVNAYLLSLAAFFALGGRIADILGHRRIMLFGTLVFVAASVLCGAAPSGSGAEAWLIVFRAVQGFGAALMFPAALAVVVEVFPVERRGRALALFFGVAGGLTAVGPILGGWLTSWTWRAIFWVNVPVAVIAVVLTLRARIRNTPRPEPVDRLGAVLVAVGMGLSVLGLQQASVWGWGSAATWLCIIGGLAVLVLFVLAELRSSDPLITMQVFKDRAFAVDNAVLFFAMMAFVPVFFFASVYAQVALGYTANQAGLYLLLFFAGFGPASQIGGRILDKRGARPAMLLGTLIGAVGFALWAMKITDLSLSAQWIYIVLSGVGIGLLLTPASTDAVNRAIGRSYGEVTGITQTVRNYSASVSLAVLGTVLLHTAANKITETLEHSGLPAGLARSTAEQITHSFSGSGGGGGQGGVSSAALDAIRADYAAANRPVLLGMAAALAVAFLCALFHPGTRVTSEAGPTAAPLPDDAVRPA; this is encoded by the coding sequence ATGCTGTTCGCGGTGTCGATGACCTTCATCGACCAGACCATCGTGTCCATCGCCGCACCGAGCATCATCCGCGAACTCGGGCTGTCCGCGGCCGGGATGCAGTGGGTGGTCAACGCCTACCTGCTGTCCCTGGCCGCGTTCTTCGCCCTCGGCGGCCGGATCGCGGACATCCTCGGCCACCGCCGGATCATGCTGTTCGGCACCCTGGTGTTCGTCGCCGCCTCGGTGCTGTGCGGGGCCGCCCCGTCCGGCTCCGGGGCCGAGGCCTGGCTGATCGTCTTCCGCGCCGTCCAGGGCTTCGGCGCGGCGCTGATGTTCCCGGCCGCCCTCGCCGTCGTCGTCGAGGTCTTCCCGGTCGAGCGCCGCGGCCGGGCCCTGGCGCTGTTCTTCGGGGTGGCGGGCGGACTCACCGCGGTCGGGCCGATCCTCGGCGGCTGGCTGACCAGTTGGACGTGGCGGGCGATCTTCTGGGTCAACGTGCCCGTCGCGGTGATCGCCGTCGTCCTCACCCTCCGGGCGCGGATCCGCAACACCCCGCGCCCCGAGCCGGTCGACAGGCTCGGCGCCGTGCTCGTCGCGGTCGGCATGGGGCTGAGCGTGCTCGGCCTCCAGCAGGCCTCCGTCTGGGGCTGGGGCAGCGCCGCGACCTGGCTCTGCATCATCGGCGGCCTCGCCGTGCTCGTCCTCTTCGTCCTCGCCGAACTGCGCAGCAGCGACCCGCTGATCACCATGCAGGTCTTCAAGGACCGGGCGTTCGCGGTCGACAACGCGGTGCTGTTCTTCGCGATGATGGCCTTCGTCCCGGTGTTCTTCTTCGCCTCGGTCTACGCACAGGTCGCGCTCGGCTACACCGCCAACCAGGCCGGCCTCTACCTGCTGCTGTTCTTCGCGGGGTTCGGTCCGGCCTCGCAGATCGGCGGCCGGATCCTGGACAAGCGCGGTGCGCGGCCCGCCATGCTCCTCGGCACGCTGATCGGGGCGGTCGGCTTCGCACTCTGGGCGATGAAGATCACCGACCTGTCGCTGAGCGCCCAGTGGATCTACATCGTGCTCTCCGGTGTCGGCATCGGACTGCTGCTCACCCCCGCCTCCACCGATGCGGTCAACCGGGCGATCGGCCGGTCCTACGGCGAGGTCACCGGCATCACGCAGACCGTCCGCAACTACTCCGCGAGCGTCAGCCTCGCCGTCCTGGGCACCGTGCTGCTGCACACCGCCGCCAACAAGATCACCGAGACCCTGGAGCACAGCGGCCTGCCAGCCGGGCTGGCCCGCTCCACGGCGGAGCAGATCACCCACAGCTTCTCCGGCTCCGGCGGCGGTGGCGGGCAGGGCGGGGTGAGTTCCGCCGCGCTGGACGCCATCCGCGCCGACTACGCCGCGGCCAACCGGCCGGTGCTGCTCGGCATGGCCGCGGCCCTCGCCGTCGCCTTCCTGTGCGCGCTGTTCCACCCCGGCACCCGGGTCACCTCCGAGGCCGGGCCGACTGCCGCGCCACTGCCGGACGACGCCGTGCGCCCCGCCTGA